In Paenibacillus sp. FSL R7-0345, a single window of DNA contains:
- a CDS encoding ABC transporter ATP-binding protein, protein MLKLDNVSKLFNPGTPDEKIALLGIDLELKAGDFVTIIGSNGAGKSTLMNIISGVMKPDLGEAHIEGSSISHLPEYQRARWIGRVFQDPMAGTAPHMTIEENLAMAYKRGQSRGLSFGVNAARRTIFREQLSRLGIGLENRLRAKVGLLSGGERQALSLLMATFTQPQILLLDEHTAALDPARADLITKLTETIVREMKLTTLMVTHNMEQAIRLGNRLIMMDKGSIILDIDETRKKDLTVERLLGEFEAISGHKLADDRMMLG, encoded by the coding sequence ATGCTGAAGCTTGATAATGTCTCCAAGCTGTTCAATCCCGGCACACCGGATGAAAAAATTGCCCTGCTTGGCATTGACCTTGAACTGAAGGCTGGTGATTTCGTTACGATCATCGGCAGCAACGGCGCCGGCAAATCTACGCTGATGAATATTATTTCCGGGGTAATGAAGCCGGATCTGGGCGAAGCGCATATTGAGGGGAGTTCAATCAGCCATCTGCCCGAGTACCAGCGGGCCCGCTGGATCGGCCGGGTCTTCCAGGATCCGATGGCCGGTACAGCCCCGCACATGACGATTGAAGAGAACCTGGCGATGGCCTACAAACGCGGCCAGAGCCGCGGCCTGTCCTTTGGGGTGAATGCGGCAAGACGGACTATCTTCCGTGAACAATTGAGCCGTCTGGGCATCGGTCTTGAGAACCGCCTGCGGGCCAAGGTAGGCCTGCTGTCCGGCGGAGAACGGCAGGCACTCAGCCTGCTGATGGCCACTTTTACGCAGCCGCAGATTCTGCTGCTGGATGAGCATACGGCAGCGCTTGACCCTGCCCGTGCTGATCTGATTACGAAGCTGACAGAAACAATTGTACGTGAGATGAAGCTGACGACACTGATGGTTACCCATAATATGGAGCAGGCGATCCGTCTCGGTAACCGGCTCATTATGATGGATAAGGGCTCCATTATCCTGGACATCGATGAAACGCGTAAAAAGGACCTTACTGTTGAACGCCTGCTGGGCGAATTCGAAGCCATCAGCGGCCATAAGCTGGCGGATGACCGGATGATGCTGGGCTAA
- a CDS encoding TraX family protein, which translates to MQIIAMLTMLIDHMGYIFFPDEMGWRIIGRIAFPIYCYGLVQGHIHTKSRPRYLMRLLLIAVIAQVPYNMALDPGGWNVVFTLLLSAIVLLILDKLPSIWLGIPVVLIAIYVMDVLPLDYNAYGLILVLIFRYTRSYYMILAHFVLNAFYLFYSGWFVQLFSIVPTILIAVFPAAWAFLEKRRLPRWAWWSFYPAHLAVLAVMKIILYQDWVNIEWKTLFML; encoded by the coding sequence ATGCAGATTATTGCAATGCTGACGATGCTGATTGACCACATGGGCTACATCTTTTTCCCGGATGAGATGGGCTGGAGAATCATTGGAAGAATCGCTTTTCCGATTTACTGCTACGGGCTTGTGCAGGGGCATATACATACTAAGTCGAGACCCAGATACCTTATGCGGCTGCTGCTGATTGCGGTAATTGCCCAGGTGCCGTACAATATGGCGCTTGACCCCGGCGGCTGGAATGTTGTCTTTACGCTGCTGCTCTCGGCCATTGTCCTGCTCATACTGGATAAGCTGCCGTCCATCTGGCTGGGCATCCCGGTTGTGCTGATTGCTATTTATGTAATGGATGTTCTGCCGCTTGACTACAATGCTTACGGTCTGATCCTGGTTCTGATCTTCCGTTATACACGGTCGTATTATATGATTCTGGCACACTTTGTGCTGAATGCCTTTTACCTGTTCTACAGCGGCTGGTTTGTCCAGCTGTTCAGTATTGTACCGACTATCCTGATTGCCGTATTTCCGGCTGCATGGGCCTTTCTTGAAAAAAGAAGGCTGCCCCGCTGGGCTTGGTGGTCTTTTTATCCGGCTCACCTGGCGGTGCTGGCGGTAATGAAGATTATCCTTTACCAGGATTGGGTAAATATTGAATGGAAAACTTTGTTTATGCTGTAG
- a CDS encoding ABC transporter substrate-binding protein has protein sequence MKKSKIWAGLGLCLMLVAAGCGNNNAVNTDSGNSNAGTDEGKSYKIAISQYVEHPSLDATRDGFLAALKDAGIVEGENLTVDLQNAQADQANNLSIAQKIAGDKNDLVLGIATPSAQALVQNVKDTPILFAAVTDPLDAKIVSDLEKPGGNVSGASDTNPEAITRLMNFIATQFPNVKKLGLVINEGEPNAVVMAGIAKEELDKHGIELVKAAITNTSEVKQAAESLVGRVDAFYITLDNSVVSGVDAIIQTANDNKLPFFSADRDTVEKGAFATVGFKYYDHGYQVGEMAADVLKNGTSPGDMKVAMQEKLDLILNLKAAAAQGIEVTDAMKAEVADQANNIIQ, from the coding sequence CTGATGCTGGTTGCTGCAGGCTGCGGAAACAACAATGCGGTTAACACGGACTCTGGGAATAGCAATGCAGGTACGGACGAAGGTAAATCCTACAAAATTGCCATCTCACAATATGTGGAGCACCCGTCCCTCGACGCTACACGCGACGGCTTCCTTGCTGCACTGAAGGATGCGGGGATTGTTGAAGGAGAGAATCTGACAGTTGACCTGCAGAACGCCCAGGCGGATCAGGCAAACAACCTGTCGATTGCCCAGAAGATTGCCGGCGACAAAAATGATCTCGTACTAGGTATTGCAACGCCTTCTGCCCAAGCTCTTGTGCAGAATGTGAAGGATACACCGATCCTGTTCGCAGCGGTCACAGATCCGCTGGATGCCAAGATTGTCAGCGATCTCGAGAAGCCGGGCGGTAACGTCTCTGGTGCTTCGGATACAAACCCTGAGGCGATTACCCGGCTGATGAACTTTATTGCTACCCAATTCCCTAATGTGAAAAAGCTCGGGCTTGTCATTAATGAAGGTGAACCGAATGCTGTAGTGATGGCGGGAATTGCCAAGGAAGAGCTGGACAAGCACGGGATCGAGCTTGTGAAGGCAGCGATTACCAACACTTCCGAAGTGAAGCAGGCTGCAGAATCTCTGGTTGGCCGGGTAGATGCATTCTACATCACACTGGATAACTCAGTTGTCAGCGGTGTGGATGCAATTATCCAGACGGCAAATGACAATAAGCTGCCATTCTTCTCCGCGGACCGCGATACCGTTGAGAAGGGTGCTTTTGCAACTGTAGGCTTTAAGTACTATGATCATGGTTATCAGGTTGGAGAAATGGCTGCAGATGTACTGAAGAACGGCACGAGCCCTGGCGATATGAAAGTTGCAATGCAGGAGAAGCTGGACTTGATTCTTAACCTCAAAGCAGCAGCTGCCCAAGGCATTGAAGTAACGGATGCCATGAAGGCTGAAGTGGCTGACCAGGCGAACAATATCATTCAATAA
- a CDS encoding SDR family NAD(P)-dependent oxidoreductase, with protein sequence MAELKLAGKVAVVTGGGSGIGKASVLEFARNGAKVILLDRTLDNAEKVKRQVEQAGGEAHVIECDIEQPQQVKEAINQAAAKWGRLDIVFANAGINGAMAPIETMEIEDWDQTIHINLRGTFATVKYAIPHLKEKGGSILINSSINGNRVFSNIGFSAYSTTKAGQVAFMKMAALELAQYNIRVNAICPGAITTNIDDNTYPSEDLQEVQIQVEFPDGDQPLEEAPGRPDQVAKLALFLASNDSDHITGTEIYCDGAESLLHG encoded by the coding sequence ATGGCAGAACTTAAATTAGCAGGCAAAGTAGCAGTTGTAACCGGCGGCGGTTCCGGTATAGGCAAGGCGTCTGTTCTGGAATTCGCCAGAAACGGAGCCAAGGTGATCCTGCTGGACCGTACCCTTGATAATGCTGAAAAAGTGAAGCGTCAGGTAGAGCAGGCGGGCGGTGAGGCGCATGTCATCGAGTGTGATATTGAACAGCCTCAGCAGGTGAAGGAAGCCATCAATCAGGCTGCGGCCAAGTGGGGCCGGCTGGATATTGTATTTGCAAATGCCGGAATTAACGGAGCAATGGCCCCGATTGAAACGATGGAGATAGAGGACTGGGATCAGACCATTCACATCAACTTGCGGGGGACATTTGCAACGGTCAAATACGCGATACCGCATCTCAAGGAGAAGGGCGGCAGCATTCTGATTAACAGCTCGATTAACGGTAACCGTGTCTTTTCCAATATCGGGTTCTCAGCTTACAGCACCACCAAGGCGGGGCAGGTCGCTTTTATGAAAATGGCGGCGCTTGAGCTGGCCCAGTACAATATCAGGGTCAACGCCATCTGTCCTGGTGCGATCACTACCAATATCGATGACAATACCTACCCTTCTGAGGATCTCCAGGAAGTGCAGATCCAGGTCGAGTTCCCGGATGGCGATCAGCCGCTTGAGGAAGCGCCGGGACGTCCGGATCAGGTAGCCAAGCTGGCCCTGTTCCTTGCTTCCAATGATTCCGATCATATTACAGGTACAGAAATTTATTGTGACGGTGCAGAATCCCTGCTGCATGGGTAG
- a CDS encoding LTA synthase family protein — MRHTLLSRRVFLLAAGLLFTGFLLNSCLQTASFGLDFQRMFGWISQYPLLYITGSLFFFFLLLAALVILPNMYIGPGIIILLVAITATADYKKLATTGEPLFPWDLLLLKNAADMRTITKGMISPLMLAAAVLSAAVLIWLLRRLPVLKLRLPLRFLLGSASILMLAGFISMVGGQSSLASSLKYQNVFWNQKVNYTQNGFLYAFTGNLKQNLMEQPEGYSRQAIKEIAARYSEQPAAVRASAAGEQPNILFMMDEAFFDLTRLEGLAFSEDPLSFIHAAESKVPSGYLLSPEFGGNTANVEFEALTGLSMYFLNDGSIPYQQRLVKMSSMPSIVSILKERGYKAEALHPFDATFYNRNRVYPVLGFDSFTSEKDLGDSGRITPDGYISDKFAVQEAVRRLKSAADPLFLHLVTMQNHFPFTKGLNGPNTISVSGVQAGYKDEIETYAQNARLTDEALADLQQELLTIERPTIAVFWGDHLPALSAGIYTDAGWDGEPRLKHETKLMVLANFDIGADPLGTLSPAFLGPEVFRLSGMSLPPYYKLLEQVQNEIPGLSKAVLLGSSGPFSGLTPKQQGLLDDYRLVEYDLLEGENYSAGLLF, encoded by the coding sequence TTGCGCCACACGCTGTTGTCCCGGAGAGTCTTCCTGCTGGCTGCCGGCCTGCTTTTTACCGGCTTTCTGCTAAATTCCTGCCTGCAGACCGCCTCATTTGGTCTGGATTTCCAGCGCATGTTCGGCTGGATTTCCCAGTATCCGCTGCTGTATATAACCGGCAGCCTCTTTTTCTTCTTTCTGCTGCTTGCAGCTCTGGTCATTCTGCCCAATATGTACATCGGGCCCGGAATCATTATACTGCTTGTTGCTATAACGGCTACTGCAGATTATAAAAAGCTGGCGACGACCGGGGAGCCGCTGTTTCCCTGGGATCTGCTGCTGCTTAAAAATGCGGCAGATATGCGCACTATTACAAAAGGCATGATCTCGCCGCTGATGCTGGCAGCAGCCGTGTTATCCGCTGCTGTGCTGATCTGGCTGCTGCGGAGGCTGCCGGTGCTGAAGCTGCGCCTGCCGCTTAGGTTTCTGCTGGGCTCAGCATCCATCCTTATGCTGGCCGGATTTATCAGTATGGTCGGCGGGCAGAGCTCACTTGCGTCCTCGCTGAAATACCAGAATGTATTCTGGAACCAGAAGGTGAATTATACACAGAACGGTTTTCTGTACGCTTTTACCGGTAATCTGAAGCAGAATCTGATGGAGCAGCCGGAAGGGTACAGCCGTCAGGCAATTAAAGAAATTGCCGCCAGGTACAGTGAACAGCCGGCTGCCGTGCGTGCGTCTGCTGCCGGGGAGCAGCCCAATATTCTGTTCATGATGGATGAAGCCTTCTTTGACCTTACCCGGCTGGAAGGGCTTGCTTTCAGTGAAGATCCGCTCAGCTTCATTCATGCGGCGGAGTCTAAAGTACCGTCGGGGTATCTGCTCTCACCGGAATTTGGCGGAAACACGGCCAACGTGGAGTTTGAAGCGCTGACCGGGTTGTCCATGTACTTTTTGAATGACGGGTCTATACCCTATCAGCAGCGGCTGGTCAAAATGTCCTCAATGCCGTCCATCGTCAGCATTCTGAAGGAGCGGGGGTACAAGGCGGAAGCGCTGCATCCTTTTGATGCAACCTTTTATAACCGCAACCGTGTGTATCCTGTGCTTGGCTTCGATTCCTTTACCAGCGAAAAGGATCTGGGTGACAGCGGCCGGATCACCCCTGACGGTTATATCTCCGACAAGTTCGCCGTACAGGAGGCGGTGCGCCGGCTAAAGTCAGCAGCAGACCCGCTGTTTCTTCATCTGGTAACGATGCAGAACCATTTTCCGTTCACCAAAGGGCTGAACGGGCCGAATACGATTAGTGTCAGCGGAGTTCAGGCCGGATATAAAGATGAAATCGAAACCTATGCCCAGAATGCCAGGCTTACAGACGAAGCGCTGGCCGACCTGCAGCAGGAGCTGCTTACGATAGAGCGGCCGACAATCGCCGTATTTTGGGGTGACCATCTGCCGGCGCTGTCGGCAGGAATTTATACGGATGCGGGCTGGGACGGTGAGCCCAGGCTGAAGCATGAGACCAAGCTGATGGTGCTGGCCAACTTTGATATCGGAGCCGATCCGCTCGGAACACTCAGCCCGGCGTTTCTGGGACCGGAGGTATTCCGGCTGTCCGGAATGTCTCTGCCACCGTATTATAAGCTGCTGGAACAAGTCCAAAATGAGATTCCCGGCCTCAGCAAAGCTGTCCTGCTCGGCAGCTCCGGTCCGTTTAGCGGGCTGACCCCGAAACAGCAGGGACTGCTGGACGATTACCGCCTTGTGGAATATGACCTGCTGGAAGGCGAGAACTATTCGGCAGGCCTGTTGTTCTGA
- a CDS encoding DinB family protein, giving the protein MKTHNEDIREQIYEAVSGLSSETLNQKPAEGKWSAVQVMEHLYLMEKAITAGIMQALSADSDTTTEPKPYQLTLDRSRFIDAPAHLVPTEEFIPLGDVRARLDQSRAALEAVLAQSDRDVWSRKVYPHPVFGIMDVAQWVDFVGIHEERHLAQLKEALAAV; this is encoded by the coding sequence ATGAAGACACATAACGAAGACATCCGTGAGCAGATTTATGAGGCTGTATCCGGCCTGTCATCAGAAACGCTGAATCAGAAGCCTGCTGAGGGCAAATGGTCAGCTGTGCAGGTCATGGAGCATCTTTATCTAATGGAAAAAGCTATTACCGCGGGTATTATGCAGGCACTCTCGGCTGACAGCGACACAACCACTGAGCCGAAGCCTTATCAGCTGACGCTTGACCGCTCCCGGTTTATTGATGCCCCGGCCCATCTGGTACCTACTGAGGAATTCATTCCGCTTGGCGATGTCCGGGCGCGGCTGGACCAGTCCCGTGCAGCGCTGGAAGCGGTGCTGGCCCAGAGTGACAGGGATGTATGGAGCCGGAAGGTGTATCCGCATCCTGTATTCGGAATTATGGATGTGGCGCAGTGGGTTGATTTTGTCGGCATTCATGAAGAGCGCCACCTTGCCCAGCTTAAAGAGGCGCTGGCAGCGGTCTGA
- a CDS encoding ABC transporter permease has product MYNSMLGALEMGLLYAFMALGVYITFRILDFPDLTVDGSFTTGGAIAAVMITNGAAPWLATLCALAGGMVAGMCTGLLHTKGKINGLLSGILMMIALYSINLRILGKPNVSLMGETTLFSSINPLLVMPFVVILVKILMDLFLRTDLGLALRATGDNSRMIRSFGVNTDTTTILGISLSNGMVALSGALIAQYSTFADSSMGIGMIVIGLASVIIGEAIFGAGSVFRATLAAVLGSIVYRIVVALALRVPWLEASDLKLITAIIVIIALLFPSIQRYLKTKSSARKRTAELAEQALRRKKGGTANAEA; this is encoded by the coding sequence ATGTATAATTCAATGCTCGGCGCCCTGGAAATGGGCCTCTTGTATGCGTTTATGGCTTTAGGGGTATATATTACCTTCCGGATTCTTGATTTTCCGGATTTGACTGTGGATGGAAGCTTTACAACCGGCGGGGCCATTGCCGCTGTTATGATTACAAACGGGGCTGCGCCTTGGCTGGCTACACTATGCGCACTTGCCGGCGGTATGGTAGCCGGGATGTGTACAGGGCTGCTGCACACTAAAGGCAAAATTAACGGGCTGCTGTCAGGAATTCTCATGATGATTGCGCTTTATTCAATCAATCTGCGGATTCTGGGCAAACCGAATGTCTCGCTGATGGGTGAGACTACCTTATTCAGCTCGATTAATCCGCTGCTTGTTATGCCATTTGTAGTGATACTGGTCAAGATTCTAATGGACCTGTTCCTGCGGACAGACCTTGGACTTGCATTGCGGGCAACCGGTGACAACTCACGGATGATCCGCAGCTTCGGGGTCAACACGGATACTACGACAATTCTCGGCATCAGTCTGTCAAACGGCATGGTTGCACTTTCGGGTGCGCTGATTGCCCAGTATTCTACTTTTGCCGATTCTTCTATGGGTATTGGTATGATTGTTATCGGTTTGGCTTCCGTTATTATCGGGGAAGCTATTTTTGGAGCAGGTTCTGTCTTCCGGGCTACTCTGGCTGCGGTACTCGGCTCCATTGTATACCGGATTGTCGTCGCGCTTGCGCTGCGGGTGCCTTGGCTGGAAGCCTCTGACCTGAAGCTGATTACGGCTATCATCGTTATTATTGCCCTGCTGTTCCCTTCCATTCAGCGTTATTTGAAGACGAAGAGCAGCGCACGCAAACGTACAGCCGAGCTAGCAGAGCAGGCTCTGCGCAGGAAGAAAGGGGGAACAGCTAATGCTGAAGCTTGA
- a CDS encoding GNAT family N-acetyltransferase yields MQHLIYKMTDYSDAQLELVRSLEQICKTADSSSLRVGIESLKEAGGDEAYLYLSGGRLTGFLSWYTSDGIEANLNAMVHPDFRKQGIFRSLLQEAVKDMRKQRLSTCRIRVPADSEPGIQAVRMLGADFAAAQYTMMLNNGKAAALHQCIHQTRDVVIRRAEALDSEFMVACLSQAFGDSAEWTRSYLKRTATPDRVTYIAETGVGPAGMLRIHYPGHSLAVIHDFCVVPDQQGRGIGRKILAAAVDLLSPQEGLKIRLSVVTGNIQALKLYQNTGFEITAESHYYVSPLSRLS; encoded by the coding sequence ATGCAGCACCTTATCTACAAAATGACAGATTACAGTGACGCTCAGCTTGAGCTGGTCCGCAGCCTGGAACAAATATGTAAAACAGCGGACAGCTCCAGTCTGCGGGTAGGCATTGAAAGCCTGAAGGAAGCTGGTGGTGATGAAGCCTATCTTTACCTGAGCGGCGGCCGGTTAACCGGATTTCTCAGCTGGTATACTTCAGACGGTATAGAAGCCAATCTTAATGCTATGGTTCATCCGGACTTCCGGAAACAGGGGATTTTCCGCAGCCTCTTGCAGGAAGCCGTGAAGGATATGCGCAAGCAGAGGCTGTCCACCTGCCGTATTCGGGTTCCCGCCGACTCTGAGCCGGGAATTCAGGCTGTGCGTATGTTAGGCGCAGATTTTGCCGCTGCCCAGTACACCATGATGTTAAACAACGGGAAGGCAGCTGCATTACACCAGTGCATCCATCAAACCCGGGATGTGGTCATCCGCCGGGCAGAGGCACTGGATTCAGAATTCATGGTAGCTTGCCTGTCGCAGGCCTTTGGTGATTCTGCGGAATGGACGCGCAGCTATCTGAAGCGTACCGCAACTCCGGACCGGGTGACCTATATTGCTGAGACAGGCGTTGGACCAGCGGGGATGCTCCGGATTCACTATCCGGGTCATTCGCTGGCCGTTATCCATGATTTTTGTGTTGTGCCTGATCAGCAGGGCAGGGGGATTGGCAGAAAGATTTTAGCCGCGGCCGTCGATCTCCTTTCACCGCAAGAAGGATTGAAGATTCGTCTAAGCGTAGTGACCGGAAACATCCAGGCTTTAAAGCTATATCAGAACACCGGCTTTGAAATAACGGCTGAGTCGCATTACTATGTAAGCCCCTTAAGCCGGTTAAGCTAG
- a CDS encoding aldose 1-epimerase: MSITAYEGQFEGEAAVWLKAGRYEAAILPHIGGNLICFRDTENGYRFLHEPAAEEMEAFKASPGIHGIPVLFPPNRYEDGEFPFNGQTYHLPVNETATGNHLHGFLHTSAWEVEEFGSGKSESFVTVAIKVDEDHPSYQYLPFKYTVKLRYTLGEGGLSKQLLVHNDGEELMPCLLAFHTAINAPFAPGSTPQDYKVKLTIGERWELNERMLPTGAYQELTADEIALRDEGLYPFYASMDNHYTAVAQNGRNRMELTDSKSGVTLVYDVGTSYKQWMIWNNGATEGFFCPEPQINLVNAPKVDLPADQIGLFSLAPGEFWEETSRLYVK; this comes from the coding sequence ATGTCGATTACTGCATATGAAGGACAATTTGAAGGTGAAGCTGCGGTCTGGCTGAAGGCCGGACGTTATGAGGCGGCCATTCTGCCGCACATCGGGGGCAACCTGATCTGCTTCCGCGATACTGAGAACGGATACCGCTTCCTGCATGAGCCCGCTGCTGAGGAAATGGAGGCTTTTAAAGCCAGTCCCGGGATTCACGGCATTCCGGTGCTGTTCCCTCCAAACCGTTATGAGGACGGGGAATTTCCGTTTAACGGCCAGACGTATCACCTTCCGGTGAATGAGACGGCGACCGGCAACCATCTGCATGGGTTTTTACATACTTCTGCCTGGGAAGTGGAGGAATTCGGCAGCGGTAAAAGCGAAAGCTTTGTCACAGTAGCCATCAAGGTGGATGAGGACCATCCTTCCTATCAATATCTGCCGTTCAAATATACCGTTAAGCTGCGCTATACGCTGGGTGAGGGCGGATTATCCAAGCAGCTGCTGGTGCACAATGACGGTGAAGAGCTGATGCCGTGTCTGCTGGCGTTCCATACTGCCATTAATGCACCGTTTGCACCGGGCAGTACACCGCAGGATTACAAAGTGAAGCTGACCATTGGTGAACGCTGGGAGCTTAACGAGCGTATGCTGCCTACGGGTGCTTATCAGGAGCTGACCGCGGACGAAATTGCCCTGCGTGATGAAGGTTTGTATCCGTTCTATGCGTCAATGGACAATCACTATACTGCAGTGGCCCAGAATGGCCGTAACCGGATGGAACTCACAGACAGCAAATCCGGGGTAACCCTGGTTTATGATGTTGGAACATCGTACAAGCAGTGGATGATCTGGAACAACGGGGCGACCGAAGGCTTCTTTTGCCCTGAACCGCAGATTAACCTAGTTAATGCGCCTAAGGTTGATCTTCCGGCTGATCAAATCGGCCTGTTCAGCCTGGCACCGGGTGAGTTCTGGGAAGAGACCAGCCGTCTGTATGTAAAATAG
- a CDS encoding copper amine oxidase N-terminal domain-containing protein has protein sequence MRRLKKGTKWLLPVLAMLLILAGCQTVGGLDVNKALLGDLDVKSVESSTTLSLKAVPADGISAEDLEMVELINSFSVNVAHVKLQDNGNLSAAGSVTYKQATVPFTLSMDQQAVVFNAEGAKQPFYFPLENYEASLGVEGLDESKLQDISRLVSEFVVKNLPNPAAISATSVSETVYGQQLNLTKLHTEITGEELPALVKSFLKSVSKDTEGFTALIGGLYDYLYPLLTAAGADDELDMLGFGDIPLEDKEGVVTVAHDAAKLAVDALLLVYDKQLESLYETTPELATVLSKDTKLQVDLFVDSGFHVRKQNIDLTVALPTSEDLPLKSISVQSESQTWNVNGPVTADLISKEGALDLSSTELTPGETLRNFEPGSTVYNVLKDDFNITAKTLMIEPYDDDYYYPVNIGGTTWVPLRYVAEDLDAQVKWDGATKSITVTDDVYGDSIVFKIGSDQALVNGTAVKLPLPVFVDEYGDANVPLRVLAEGLHAKVEKDEEGYIWIERP, from the coding sequence ATGAGGAGATTGAAGAAGGGGACTAAATGGCTGCTGCCGGTACTTGCAATGCTGCTGATTCTGGCAGGTTGTCAGACGGTTGGAGGGCTGGATGTAAACAAGGCACTACTGGGGGATCTTGATGTCAAATCTGTGGAATCCAGTACAACCTTATCCTTAAAGGCGGTTCCGGCTGACGGAATCAGTGCTGAGGATCTGGAAATGGTCGAACTTATCAATTCTTTTTCTGTTAATGTCGCTCATGTTAAGCTGCAGGACAACGGAAATCTTTCCGCAGCCGGCTCGGTGACCTACAAACAGGCAACTGTACCGTTCACCCTGTCGATGGATCAGCAAGCCGTTGTATTTAATGCAGAGGGAGCTAAACAGCCATTCTACTTCCCGCTTGAGAATTATGAGGCTTCCCTGGGTGTAGAAGGGCTCGATGAGAGCAAGCTGCAGGATATCTCCAGGCTTGTTAGCGAATTTGTGGTTAAAAACCTGCCTAACCCTGCTGCAATCAGCGCTACCTCTGTTAGTGAAACTGTGTATGGCCAGCAGCTTAACCTGACGAAGCTACATACCGAAATTACAGGCGAAGAACTGCCTGCCCTGGTGAAGAGCTTCCTCAAATCCGTTTCGAAGGATACTGAAGGCTTCACAGCTTTGATTGGCGGTCTATATGACTATCTGTATCCGCTTCTGACTGCTGCCGGAGCTGATGATGAGCTGGATATGCTTGGCTTCGGCGACATTCCGCTGGAGGATAAGGAAGGCGTTGTAACCGTGGCCCATGATGCTGCCAAGCTGGCAGTGGATGCGCTGCTGCTTGTTTACGACAAACAGCTTGAGAGTCTTTATGAGACTACACCTGAGCTGGCTACGGTTCTGAGCAAGGATACCAAGCTGCAGGTAGATCTGTTTGTAGACAGCGGCTTCCATGTCCGCAAGCAGAATATTGACCTTACCGTTGCTTTGCCAACCAGTGAGGATCTGCCGCTGAAGAGCATTTCCGTACAGTCGGAGAGCCAGACCTGGAACGTGAACGGACCGGTTACTGCAGACCTGATCAGCAAGGAAGGCGCTCTTGATCTGAGCAGCACCGAGCTGACTCCGGGTGAAACGCTGCGTAATTTCGAGCCGGGCTCAACCGTCTACAATGTACTTAAGGATGACTTTAACATCACCGCCAAAACCTTAATGATTGAACCGTACGATGATGATTATTATTATCCTGTAAATATTGGCGGCACAACCTGGGTACCGCTGCGTTATGTAGCAGAAGATCTTGATGCCCAAGTGAAGTGGGATGGTGCAACCAAGTCCATCACAGTAACTGACGATGTCTACGGCGATTCAATTGTATTCAAAATTGGTTCCGATCAGGCACTCGTGAACGGGACGGCTGTGAAGCTGCCGCTTCCGGTGTTTGTGGATGAATACGGGGATGCTAATGTACCGCTCCGTGTACTGGCCGAAGGGCTGCATGCGAAAGTAGAGAAGGACGAGGAAGGCTATATCTGGATCGAACGTCCTTAA
- a CDS encoding MgtC/SapB family protein encodes MSIDLHTESIVKLLVAMLFGLFIGIDRQLKQKPLGIRTSMVISIASCLVTLVSIHAYDKFGGAEHPTMDPMRLAAQIVSGIGFLGAGVILRRGGDAISGLTSAALIWTASGIGIAVGAGFYLEAGYAVVLLMFAVNAVPLLIKAIGPEVLNKHEISVKIIMEPNYVLTEVIQKIEGRPMTEQRKTRKPGRSIRRMKIKDLDDGRQLIDMVLSAPDHDYATEIYYDVKKIEHVMSVEVEQL; translated from the coding sequence ATGAGTATTGATCTTCATACTGAATCGATTGTAAAACTGCTGGTAGCCATGCTGTTCGGGCTGTTCATCGGCATCGACCGGCAATTAAAGCAGAAACCGCTGGGGATCCGGACCAGCATGGTTATCAGCATCGCAAGCTGTCTGGTGACGCTTGTCTCCATTCATGCCTACGACAAGTTTGGCGGGGCAGAACATCCTACGATGGACCCGATGCGTCTGGCGGCACAGATTGTCAGCGGGATCGGTTTCCTGGGGGCCGGTGTTATTTTGCGCAGGGGCGGAGATGCCATTTCGGGTCTGACCTCAGCGGCGCTGATCTGGACTGCCTCAGGGATCGGAATTGCGGTAGGCGCAGGCTTTTATCTGGAAGCGGGGTATGCGGTAGTGCTGCTTATGTTCGCTGTTAACGCAGTTCCGCTGCTGATCAAGGCGATTGGCCCTGAGGTGCTTAACAAGCATGAAATCTCCGTCAAAATCATCATGGAGCCCAACTACGTGCTGACAGAGGTTATCCAGAAGATTGAGGGGCGGCCAATGACAGAACAGCGTAAAACACGTAAACCGGGCCGGTCCATCCGCCGGATGAAAATCAAGGATCTGGATGACGGCAGACAGCTGATTGATATGGTTTTGTCCGCGCCTGACCATGATTATGCGACAGAAATCTACTATGATGTGAAAAAAATAGAACATGTCATGAGCGTCGAAGTGGAACAATTGTAA